In one window of Musa acuminata AAA Group cultivar baxijiao chromosome BXJ3-2, Cavendish_Baxijiao_AAA, whole genome shotgun sequence DNA:
- the LOC135631208 gene encoding aquaporin TIP3-1-like gives MPPRRFAFGRAEDAVHPDTMRAALSEFIATALFVFAAEGSVLSLGKLYKDTSTAGGLVVVAIAHALAFSVAVSVAFNISGGHVNPAVTLGALVGGRISLILAVFYWVAQLLGAVVAALLLRLATGGMRPLGFGVASGVSEGHAVLLEIVMTFGLVYTVYATAIDPRRGHLGIIAPLAIGFILGANILAGGPFDGAAMNPARAFGPAVVGWRWKSHWVYWVGPLVGAALAGLIYEFLVIPAETPRTHQPLAPEDY, from the exons ATGCCACCTCGCAGGTTCGCCTTCGGTCGCGCGGAAGATGCCGTTCACCCGGACACCATGCGTGCGGCACTCTCCGAGTTCATCGCCACGGCTCTCTTTGTCTTCGCCGCCGAAGGCTCCGTTCTCTCCCTCG GAAAGCTCTACAAGGACACCTCCACCGCCGGAGGGCTTGTGGTGGTGGCCATAGCCCACGCTCTGGCTTTTTCTGTCGCGGTCTCCGTCGCCTTCAACATTTCCGGCGGCCATGTCAACCCTGCTGTCACACTCGGCGCCCTTGTCGGCGGCCGGATCTCTCTCATACTGGCGGTCTTCTACTGGGTGGCTCAGCTACTCGGCGCTGTCGTCGCCGCTCTCCTCCTCAGGCTGGCAACCGGGGGCATG AGGCCGCTGGGATTCGGGGTGGCGTCGGGCGTCAGTGAGGGGCACGCAGTCCTGCTGGAGATCGTAATGACGTTCGGGCTCGTCTACACCGTGTACGCGACGGCGATCGATCCCAGGAGAGGCCATCTCGGCATCATCGCGCCTCTCGCCATCGGCTTCATCCTGGGCGCCAACATCCTTGCCGGCGGGCCATTCGACGGCGCCGCGATGAATCCCGCGCGGGCCTTCGGACCGGCAGTCGTCGGCTGGAGGTGGAAGAGCCACTGGGTGTACTGGGTTGGCCCCTTGGTAGGAGCAGCTCTTGCAGGGCTTATCTATGAGTTCCTTGTGATCCCGGCTGAGACTCCCCGCACTCACCAGCCCTTGGCTCCCGAGGACTACTAA
- the LOC135631227 gene encoding CDT1-like protein a, chloroplastic, with protein sequence MEHEGCKMNTPTNLGSGVTLPVMSNKKDSDSESLEDMKIDQKQGLGSSLATPTPEKPEWSSKARVISSLSRKQLAEDLRNEEPVEKNGLSHGQKKEHKSDELPENYQILAELFSRLETSTRLLGLRKLLPTFRNICTQVEVLTKRKILYSHIAQMKYIFPEAIQTEKILVHDKESLLVIPDMKITLLKEVADHNSHSCQSASVALCKTFRARLLDFFITHPEGTDIPEAELPEPFNQRSHSLPLELLPENSCIEPLEISAELGFLSNSSLLPSSFKRQFSKKGVISETHTTQVLAASVSFKSTSSCDAAKESSSPPKFDSLSSGSAKNSSADMTSNSDSPTIFQYFESTPVKGALQLGEMTDTPAQQTPKRPVPTPHEKLTTESEESVDEARLTTSARRSLIYSTNMEETVKGSVTNTSQKCMVVEYSSHEAPSTRSYTWEEETGKSRTHLVDMVHNLTAANSKDYKLVQMGDRKHNEMLAGLSETFDAICFISRSINCSIITKEELLHKILSNNLEIEETREAEEHLSLLERLLPDWISKKAASNGQHFYRIEQTSDREALRAKLLEAL encoded by the exons ATGGAGCATGAAGGATGCAAGATGAACACTCCTACTAACTTGGGGTCTGGGGTGACACTGCCTGTGATGTCAAACAAGAAAGATTCGGATAGCGAATCTCTTGAAGACATGAAAATTGATCAAAAGCAAGGACTTGGAAGTAGCCTTGCAACTCCAACACCTGAGAAACCTGAGTGGAGCAGCAAAGCAagagtaatttcttctctttctaGGAAACAACTTGCTGAAGATTTAAGAAATGAAG AGCCAGTCGAAAAAAATGGTCTTTCGCATGGACAAAAGAAGGAACATAAATCAGATGAACTTCCAGAGAA TTACCAGATTTTGGCTGAACTATTTAGTCGATTAGAGACTTCTACAAGGTTGCTTGGGTTGCGTAAGTTGTTGCCAACTTTTCGCAACATTTGCACACAGGTGGAGGTCTTGACGAAGAG GAAGATTCTATACAGCCATATTGCACAGATGAAATATATCTTCCCTGAAGCAATTCAGACAGAAAAGATACTTGTACATGACAAGGAGAGCTTATTAGTCATTCCAGATATGAAGATTACTCTACTAAAAGAGGTTGCGGATCATAATTCACATTCCTGCCAATCTGCATCCgtcgctttatgcaaaacctttcgTGCAAGGCTCTTGGATTTCTTCATTACACATCCAGAG GGTACTGATATCCCTGAGGCCGAGCTACCAGAGCCATTCAATCAAAGAAGCCATAGTCTGCCTCTAGAATTATTACCTGAGAATTCTTGCATTGAACCACTAGAAATTTCTGCTGAGCTTGGATTCTTGTCAAATTCTTCTCTCTTACCATCATCATTTAAAAGGCAATTTTCTAAAAAAGGTGTCATATCAGAAACTCATACAACTCAAGTACTTGCTGCTTCAGTTTCCTTTAAATCTACAAGCAGTTGTGATGCGGCCAAGGAGAGCAGTAGCCCCCCAAAGTTTGATAGCCTTTCTTCTGGTTCGGCCAAAAATTCATCTGCTGATATGACCTCTAATTCAGATAGCCCCACGATTTTCCAGTATTTTGAAAGCACACCTGTGAAAGGTGCTTTACAATTAGGCGAGATGACAGACACTCCAGCTCAGCAGACACCCAAAAGACCAGTTCCAACTCCTCATGAAAAGTTGACTACCGAAAGTGAAGAGTCAGTTGATGAAGCCAGATTGACTACGTCAGCTCGTAGGTCACTTATTTACTCTACAAACATGGAGGAAACTGTCAAAGGTTCAGTTACCAATACATCTCAGAAATGCATGGTTGTTGAGTATTCTTCACATGAAGCTCCATCTACTAGAAGTTATACTTGGGAAGAAGAAACTGGAAAATCCCGTACCCATCTGGTAGACATG GTACATAATCTAACAGCTGCAAATTCTAAGGATTACAAGTTGGTCCAAATGGGAGATAGGAAGCACAATGAGATGCTAGCTGGTTTGTCAGAAACATTTGATGCAATCTGCTTCATTTCTCGGTCCATCAACTGTTCAATAATCACAAAGGAGGAGCTTTTACACAAAATACTTTCTAATAACTTGGAAATTGAGGAGACCA GAGAAGCAGAGGAGCACTTGAGTTTATTAGAACGTCTACTTCCAGATTGGATTTCTAAGAAGGCAGCATCTAATGGCCAGCATTTTTATCG TATCGAGCAAACATCAGATCGAGAAGCCTTACGTGCTAAGCTACTAGAAGCTTTGtga
- the LOC103975849 gene encoding putative ripening-related protein 1: protein MAKSSLLLMTILLLVALMNLYLASSHRQLASCHPSGHLPGKPGHCDPGYSSDCCKAGKSYPQYRCSPPITGHTHAKLTVNCFEENCDGGGPSECDNSYHSDKEMVVALSTGWYAGGSRCHQMIRIHANGRSVLAKVVDECDSVNGCDDEHDFQPPCPNNIVDASPAVWKALGISTDVGLYQVTWSDA from the coding sequence ATGGCCAAATCTTCACTGCTGCTTATGACGATACTGCTACTTGTAGCTCTCATGAATCTCTATCTTGCAAGCTCACACCGTCAACTGGCTAGTTGCCATCCCAGCGGACACCTACCGGGCAAGCCCGGCCATTGCGACCCGGGCTACAGCTCTGACTGCTGCAAGGCCGGCAAGTCGTACCCGCAGTACCGCTGTTCGCCACCCATCACCGGACACACCCATGCGAAGCTGACCGTCAACTGCTTCGAGGAGAACTGCGACGGAGGTGGCCCGTCGGAGTGCGACAATAGTTACCACAGTGACAAGGAGATGGTGGTCGCGCTGTCCACCGGGTGGTACGCCGGTGGAAGCCGCTGCCATCAGATGATTAGGATCCACGCTAATGGGAGGTCTGTTCTTGCCAAGGTGGTGGACGAGTGCGACTCGGTGAATGGATGTGATGACGAGCATGACTTCCAGCCTCCTTGCCCGAACAACATTGTGGATGCTTCCCCTGCCGTGTGGAAAGCGTTGGGGATCTCCACAGACGTGGGACTCTATCAAGTCACCTGGTCTGATGCGTGA
- the LOC103975847 gene encoding putative GEM-like protein 8 codes for MEPGRSRKQSQEIQSLRTQEQEQEQLHPNMDNANCDHVMGIPVNSVTFAAEGLPGNPASASVASRSSSHSKQKKDLIVDWMSKLGEKAEGIRGHVSLGPKVSETMKGKLSMGARILQAGGVERVFRQAFSVGEGERLLKAFQCYLSTTAGPISGMLFISNEKIAFRSDRSLKLSSPKGGLVRVPYKVLVPLRRIKEAIPSQNMSKPNQKYIQIVTEDEFEFWFMGLVNYATTYRYLRQAISALQ; via the exons ATGGAGCCAGGAAGATCCCGGAAGCAATCTCAAGAGATTCAGAGCCTAAGAACCCAAGAGCAAGAGCAAGAGCAGCTACACCCCAATATGGATAACGCAAATTGTGACCATGTCATGGGAATTCCTGTGAATTCTGTGACGTTTGCTGCAGAGGGACTGCCTGGAAATCCTGCGTCTGCTTCTGTAGCTTCACGCAGTTCTTCCCACAGCAAACAGA AAAAGGACTTGATCGTTGACTGGATGAGTAAGCTTGGAGAAAAAGCAGAAGGCATCCGAGGGCATG TGAGTTTGGGCCCCAAGGTCTCTGAAACTATGAAGGGAAAGTTGAGCATGGGTGCACGGATTCTTCAAGCAGGTGGGGTCGAGAGGGTCTTCAGACAAGCTTTCTCTGTCGGAGAAGGAGAAAGGTTGCTGAAGGCCTTTCAGTGCTATCTATCAACCACAGCAGGTCCTATCTCAGGGATGCTCTTTATCTCGAACGAGAAGATAGCGTTCCGCAGTGATCGATCCCTCAAATTATCTTCTCCCAAAGGAGGCTTGGTTAGAGTACCTTACAAG GTTTTGGTTCCATTGAGGAGGATAAAGGAAGCCATTCCAAGTCAGAACATGAGCAAGCCAAATCAGAAATATATCCAAATAGTCACAGAGGATGAGTTCGAGTTCTGGTTTATGGGTTTGGTTAATTATGCCACAACCTACAGGTACTTACGGCAGGCAATCTCAGCATTACAATAA